The following proteins come from a genomic window of Paenibacillus swuensis:
- a CDS encoding sensor histidine kinase yields the protein MRRAGARNYLPFSYRLMLSYSVFIIVLILLGGYALNAVFVGSIQDRTREINTGTIQQMRDNITYKVDDLVRISNMIYLDDTLSKHLRHYEEGWASYEVTTKYLLPKLNTTIEAANDSIWLSVYLHNAALPEIYLDHNHTDPLRAGRSVFDLYNIRRIQDKSWYKRFPKEKYGETMEWKQIEDDARYGRISLLRRIVDTNSPIRLEERGFIRISTSLTTLLESVDYDKIGEGTALFITDAKGTIMSSSGQTKWLAGDRLPGGTEDVLEIREEIPRLDWYLVAWVPKNLTERATDKVRFWTFAVCFASILLFSFAGYLVSRLFAKKVNKIVTVLDLFQQGDFQKRIHFKGRDEFTEISESLNEMGQNIGDLIREVYITKIQKKEAELESLQAQINPHFLYNTLSSISRLAQFGQLDKQQQMVLDLAKFYRLSLNEGRTVIPIRSELEQVEAYINIQRTKYGDSVAVRYDIEPELDQYNTIKLILQPFVENVFEHARFEDRVHIRIVGELAGADVVFKIIDDGIGIHPSVVRRILHPIESVDVGYGIRNVHQRIRLHYGEDYGVAIYSRPGIGTTVRIQFPRSSGNKE from the coding sequence ATGAGGAGAGCGGGCGCACGCAACTATCTACCCTTCAGCTACAGACTTATGCTTTCCTACAGCGTGTTTATTATCGTACTTATTTTGCTTGGGGGATACGCGTTGAACGCGGTTTTCGTCGGTTCCATTCAAGATCGGACACGTGAAATCAATACCGGCACGATTCAACAAATGAGAGACAATATTACGTATAAAGTCGATGACCTCGTCCGAATATCCAACATGATTTATCTCGACGACACGTTGTCCAAGCACCTGCGCCATTATGAGGAGGGTTGGGCCAGCTATGAAGTGACAACGAAATATTTGCTGCCTAAGCTGAACACGACGATCGAAGCGGCTAATGACAGTATCTGGTTGTCCGTTTACCTGCATAATGCCGCGCTCCCGGAAATTTATCTGGACCACAATCATACCGATCCGTTAAGGGCTGGCCGATCTGTCTTTGATCTGTACAACATCAGGCGCATTCAGGATAAGAGCTGGTACAAGCGATTTCCAAAGGAAAAGTACGGCGAGACCATGGAATGGAAGCAGATCGAAGATGATGCGAGGTACGGAAGAATCTCGCTGTTAAGGAGGATCGTAGACACGAATTCGCCTATACGTCTGGAGGAGCGCGGTTTTATCCGGATCAGCACAAGTCTGACGACATTACTGGAAAGTGTGGATTATGACAAGATCGGGGAAGGTACGGCGCTCTTTATAACCGATGCCAAAGGGACCATCATGTCGTCCTCGGGGCAAACGAAATGGCTGGCGGGGGATAGGCTGCCTGGAGGGACGGAGGATGTGCTGGAAATACGAGAGGAAATTCCAAGGCTAGATTGGTACCTCGTGGCATGGGTCCCGAAAAATCTGACCGAGCGCGCCACCGACAAAGTCCGATTCTGGACCTTTGCCGTCTGTTTCGCCTCCATTCTGCTGTTTTCGTTCGCAGGGTACCTCGTTTCGCGTTTATTTGCCAAGAAGGTGAATAAAATTGTGACGGTGCTGGACCTTTTTCAGCAGGGGGATTTTCAGAAACGGATACATTTCAAAGGGCGGGACGAGTTCACCGAAATCTCCGAATCCTTAAACGAGATGGGGCAAAATATCGGGGATCTCATCCGTGAAGTCTATATTACGAAGATTCAGAAGAAGGAAGCGGAATTGGAATCCCTTCAAGCCCAGATTAACCCTCATTTCCTGTATAACACCTTGTCGTCGATCAGCCGATTGGCACAATTCGGTCAACTGGATAAGCAGCAACAGATGGTGCTTGACCTGGCCAAATTCTACCGGTTATCGCTGAACGAAGGCCGCACCGTGATTCCCATCCGCAGCGAGCTGGAGCAGGTGGAGGCTTACATCAACATTCAACGAACCAAATATGGCGACAGCGTGGCCGTCCGTTATGACATCGAACCGGAGCTGGATCAATATAATACGATTAAACTCATTCTTCAGCCTTTTGTCGAAAATGTGTTTGAACATGCCCGGTTTGAAGACCGTGTCCATATTCGGATCGTGGGGGAGCTTGCGGGGGCGGATGTGGTGTTCAAAATCATTGATGACGGCATCGGCATACATCCGAGTGTCGTCCGGCGGATTTTGCATCCTATAGAAAGTGTAGATGTCGGTTATGGCATTCGCAATGTGCATCAACGCATCCGGCTTCATTATGGGGAGGACTACGGGGTGGCGATTTATAGCCGGCCGGGAATCGGGACAACGGTCAGGATTCAGTTTCCGCGGAGTTCGGGGAATAAGGAATAA
- a CDS encoding response regulator transcription factor — MYKVLLADDEMLDLEGMKAFVPWKELGMEVVGGVTNGFAACKVLETEKIDILVTDVRMPNMTGLELAGKALERWKDIKIIFVSGYQDFHYAKQALSLNASGYVLKPMDDQELIDSLAKVRNALDEERKREAAFGQIMPLARNEAMLRIPEGDIRQSYGDSELLPAGKHTKNWKLIHNIVDDLRERLQDNVTLRDVAKEYSFSPNYLGQLFKVETGKHFSEYLIALRLEKACELLIDTNLKIYEVADRVGYRYLPYFSRQFKEAYGMTPLEYRRQ; from the coding sequence ATGTACAAAGTGTTGCTTGCGGACGATGAAATGCTCGATTTAGAAGGTATGAAAGCCTTCGTTCCCTGGAAAGAGCTCGGGATGGAAGTCGTCGGCGGGGTAACCAACGGATTTGCCGCTTGCAAAGTGCTGGAGACGGAGAAGATCGACATTCTGGTCACAGACGTCCGGATGCCCAACATGACCGGATTGGAGCTCGCCGGCAAAGCTTTGGAACGGTGGAAGGATATTAAGATTATATTCGTGAGCGGCTATCAGGATTTTCATTATGCCAAACAAGCCTTGTCCCTGAACGCTTCCGGGTACGTCCTGAAGCCGATGGATGATCAGGAGTTGATCGATTCCCTGGCTAAAGTGCGGAATGCGCTCGATGAGGAAAGGAAACGTGAAGCGGCGTTTGGGCAGATAATGCCCTTGGCAAGAAACGAAGCGATGCTGCGCATCCCGGAAGGCGATATCCGACAATCCTATGGCGATTCTGAGTTGCTGCCTGCCGGAAAGCATACGAAGAATTGGAAGCTCATTCATAATATCGTGGATGATTTACGCGAGAGGCTGCAAGACAATGTTACGTTGCGGGACGTTGCCAAGGAATATTCATTCTCCCCCAACTATCTGGGTCAGCTCTTCAAAGTGGAAACCGGGAAACATTTTAGCGAATATTTAATTGCATTGCGGTTGGAAAAGGCCTGTGAATTGCTTATAGATACGAATCTCAAAATATATGAGGTGGCCGATCGGGTCGGGTACCGCTATCTCCCTTATTTCAGCAGGCAGTTTAAGGAAGCTTATGGTATGACACCTCTGGAATACCGGAGGCAATAA